A window from Corynebacterium urogenitale encodes these proteins:
- the nadD gene encoding nicotinate-nucleotide adenylyltransferase produces the protein MALHTNSNVQPRRVGIMGGTFDPIHNGHLVAGSEVADLYDLDVVVFVPTGQPWQKKDRHVSAAEDRYLMTVIATASNPRFVVSRADIDRGGDTYTVDTLADMRKEYPDAELFFITGADALGKIVTWRDWESMFDLAHFVGVTRPGYELPTTTSSDFDATADPLAEEREKGRLSLVEIPAMAISSTDCRKRAAQGRPVWYLVPDGVVQYITKHGMYVE, from the coding sequence ATGGCTTTACACACCAACAGCAACGTGCAACCTCGGCGCGTAGGAATCATGGGCGGTACGTTTGATCCGATCCATAATGGGCACTTGGTTGCTGGCAGTGAAGTGGCGGATCTGTATGACCTCGATGTTGTGGTGTTCGTGCCAACTGGCCAGCCATGGCAGAAGAAGGACCGTCACGTTTCCGCGGCAGAGGACCGCTACCTGATGACGGTGATCGCCACCGCCTCCAACCCGCGTTTCGTTGTGTCCCGGGCGGATATTGACCGCGGTGGAGATACCTACACCGTCGATACTCTCGCGGACATGCGCAAGGAGTATCCAGATGCGGAATTGTTCTTCATCACCGGCGCCGATGCTCTGGGGAAGATCGTGACGTGGCGGGATTGGGAATCAATGTTCGATCTCGCTCACTTCGTTGGCGTGACCCGCCCGGGTTATGAATTGCCCACCACGACCTCTTCTGATTTCGACGCCACTGCGGACCCCCTTGCGGAGGAACGCGAAAAGGGCAGGCTGAGCTTGGTGGAGATTCCGGCGATGGCTATCAGCTCAACGGACTGCCGGAAGCGCGCGGCCCAAGGCCGGCCAGTGTGGTACCTCGTTCCCGATGGCGTGGTGCAGTACATCACCAAACACGGCATGTACGTGGAATAA
- the proB gene encoding glutamate 5-kinase: protein MPTENNKEEAARSRDDITFSSAASGLTYSGPAEVAQPVEAVSSYGVRPVHQPGPVVPATSIEFPDPEIDEDHPAMGHESRWREEIAGARRIVVKIGSSSLTDDEGRVDPNRIDTIADALEARMARGTDVIVVSSGAVACGMGPLELAQRPTDLATKQAAASVGQVLLAQEWARSFARYGRTIGQVLLTASDAGVRDRARNAQRTIDRLRQLKAVPIVNENDTVATVDMRFGDNDRLAALVSHLAFADALFLLSDVDGLFDRNPAEPGAKFVPEVKSGKDLRGVIAGDGGRLGTGGMAAKVSAARLASRAGVPVLLTSMDNIGAALDDAQVGTCFWPQEDRLSAWKFWVLYSADASGRLHLDEGAVEAVAKGHKSLLAVGITRVEGDFSQGNIVDIVGPDGELVGRGEVNYDSTMLDGMIGRPTSELPDFARRPVIHADYLSTYSNRAQLPS, encoded by the coding sequence ATGCCAACTGAGAACAACAAAGAGGAAGCTGCCCGTTCACGCGATGACATCACGTTTTCTAGTGCTGCTTCCGGCCTGACGTATTCCGGACCCGCTGAGGTCGCACAACCGGTAGAGGCTGTGTCTAGTTACGGTGTGAGGCCGGTCCACCAGCCCGGACCCGTTGTTCCCGCGACCTCCATCGAGTTCCCTGACCCGGAGATCGATGAGGATCACCCCGCAATGGGACATGAGTCCCGTTGGCGTGAGGAAATTGCCGGCGCTCGCCGTATCGTGGTGAAGATTGGCTCATCGTCTCTCACCGATGACGAAGGGCGCGTAGATCCCAACCGCATCGATACGATTGCCGATGCTCTCGAGGCACGCATGGCGCGTGGTACCGACGTGATCGTGGTGTCTTCTGGCGCAGTTGCCTGCGGTATGGGCCCATTGGAACTTGCTCAGCGACCGACGGATTTGGCCACGAAGCAGGCAGCGGCCTCTGTTGGTCAGGTGCTGTTGGCCCAGGAGTGGGCGCGTTCTTTTGCGCGTTATGGCCGCACCATCGGACAGGTTCTTTTGACCGCCTCCGACGCAGGCGTGCGCGATCGCGCACGCAATGCTCAGCGCACGATCGACCGTCTGCGCCAGCTGAAGGCTGTCCCGATTGTCAACGAGAACGATACCGTCGCGACGGTTGATATGCGTTTTGGTGACAATGACCGACTGGCCGCCCTCGTCAGCCACCTAGCCTTCGCGGACGCGTTGTTCTTGTTGTCCGACGTCGATGGTCTGTTTGATCGCAACCCGGCGGAGCCGGGTGCGAAGTTCGTCCCAGAGGTCAAGAGCGGTAAGGATTTGCGAGGAGTGATCGCCGGTGATGGTGGTCGACTTGGCACCGGTGGTATGGCTGCCAAGGTCTCCGCTGCTCGACTAGCATCCCGCGCTGGCGTTCCAGTTCTGCTGACCTCCATGGACAATATTGGCGCAGCCTTGGACGATGCCCAGGTGGGAACCTGCTTCTGGCCACAGGAGGATCGCCTGTCTGCGTGGAAGTTCTGGGTGCTGTACTCCGCCGATGCTTCCGGTCGTCTTCACTTGGATGAAGGTGCTGTTGAGGCGGTGGCGAAGGGGCACAAGTCCCTGCTCGCCGTGGGTATCACGCGCGTGGAAGGCGACTTCTCCCAGGGCAATATCGTGGACATCGTTGGTCCGGATGGAGAGCTCGTGGGACGCGGCGAGGTTAATTACGATTCAACGATGCTGGACGGCATGATCGGGCGACCGACGAGCGAACTGCCTGATTTTGCTCGCCGACCAGTTATTCACGCCGATTACTTGTCGACCTACTCGAATAGGGCGCAGCTCCCAAGCTAG
- the rplU gene encoding 50S ribosomal protein L21 encodes MYAIVKTGGKQYKVAEGDLVKVEKIEGEPGKSVALTPVLVVDGADVTTGDKLAKITVNAEIVEHVRGPKIRGMHYRNKTGYKRRYGHRQDLTVLKVGGIK; translated from the coding sequence ATGTACGCGATCGTCAAGACCGGCGGCAAGCAGTACAAGGTTGCCGAAGGTGACCTCGTCAAGGTCGAGAAGATCGAGGGTGAGCCGGGTAAGTCCGTGGCTCTCACCCCGGTTCTCGTCGTCGACGGCGCTGATGTCACCACCGGTGACAAGCTTGCCAAGATCACTGTCAATGCTGAGATCGTAGAGCACGTCCGTGGCCCGAAGATCCGCGGCATGCACTACCGCAACAAGACCGGTTACAAGCGCCGTTACGGCCACCGTCAGGACCTGACCGTCCTGAAGGTCGGCGGTATCAAGTAA
- a CDS encoding histidine phosphatase family protein, which produces MMRRLVLVRHGQTEYNKTGRMQGQLDTELSEAGFAEARSVAKQIAEWNVSAVYSSDLKRAVDTAGILAQSWGLDVITDQRLRETDLGVWTGASHTEVDQDYPGQRAYWRHDPTWAPPKAETRLEVAERAHSLVNELMETDVFDRGMVVMVAHGGTIGALTAQLLNLPVSHFSMFSGLGNVRWSQLVARQKFVSAGGRTSDPAIDGSTVPVVPRKDENWWRDPHWHLEGWNMSVAPGTAPVQTASPDEGGEDTPE; this is translated from the coding sequence ATGATGCGCAGACTCGTACTCGTCCGCCACGGACAAACGGAGTACAACAAGACAGGCCGGATGCAGGGACAGCTGGATACGGAACTGTCTGAGGCTGGCTTTGCCGAAGCGCGATCTGTAGCTAAGCAGATTGCGGAGTGGAACGTGTCCGCCGTGTATTCCAGTGACCTCAAGCGAGCCGTCGATACGGCTGGGATCCTCGCCCAGTCGTGGGGGCTGGACGTGATTACAGACCAGAGACTGCGCGAGACGGATCTCGGGGTGTGGACGGGCGCGAGCCACACCGAAGTTGATCAGGACTATCCGGGCCAACGGGCCTACTGGCGTCATGACCCTACATGGGCCCCGCCGAAAGCAGAGACGCGCCTGGAGGTCGCCGAGCGGGCGCACTCCCTCGTCAATGAGCTGATGGAAACGGACGTCTTCGATCGAGGCATGGTGGTGATGGTCGCTCACGGTGGCACCATCGGAGCCCTCACTGCGCAGCTGCTCAACCTCCCTGTATCCCACTTTTCCATGTTCTCTGGACTGGGCAATGTGCGGTGGTCGCAGTTAGTGGCGCGGCAGAAGTTCGTCTCTGCAGGAGGGCGCACGAGCGACCCCGCGATCGATGGATCCACGGTTCCTGTAGTGCCGAGAAAAGATGAGAATTGGTGGCGGGATCCCCACTGGCACCTGGAGGGCTGGAATATGTCGGTCGCCCCAGGTACCGCACCCGTTCAGACTGCAAGCCCTGATGAGGGTGGAGAGGACACCCCAGAATGA
- a CDS encoding helix-hairpin-helix domain-containing protein — translation MGSHWSPHSGRAEVRKRIEALVQPMPEHEVAAVDFDSQLSLGPVSAKVVVAIVAAVALLVAVMAGCAMGEDEPTPGPGGVSGSGELGELPGTAGEGTAMASADSGDMEPAEGGGNTERSSATDQEVVVSVQGMVRTPGLLTLGGNTRVGEAIDRAGGTLPDASVLSINLAEAVVDGMQIVITKEGSHVLYPGQAGEHSSGSEGNPGGISGRGGTPGPAATHSAASGGRDSAPGEGLVNINTADATALQTLDGVGPATAEAIIAWREDNGAFSTVEQLMEVRGIGPAKFEAMKNDVTV, via the coding sequence ATGGGTTCGCACTGGTCTCCACACTCCGGCCGCGCTGAGGTCCGCAAGAGGATCGAGGCGCTGGTCCAACCCATGCCAGAACACGAAGTAGCGGCGGTGGATTTCGATTCACAGCTGAGCTTGGGGCCTGTCTCCGCGAAGGTGGTGGTGGCCATTGTGGCCGCAGTGGCCCTCCTCGTGGCGGTCATGGCGGGGTGTGCGATGGGCGAGGACGAACCCACGCCGGGGCCGGGTGGTGTTAGCGGTTCTGGGGAGCTGGGGGAGCTTCCGGGAACCGCGGGGGAGGGCACCGCCATGGCATCGGCGGATTCAGGGGACATGGAACCGGCGGAGGGTGGAGGAAACACGGAGCGGAGTTCCGCGACCGATCAGGAGGTTGTGGTCAGTGTGCAGGGAATGGTGCGCACACCGGGTTTGCTGACTCTCGGTGGAAACACGCGCGTGGGAGAAGCGATCGACCGCGCCGGAGGAACACTGCCAGACGCTTCCGTATTAAGCATCAATTTGGCGGAAGCTGTCGTTGATGGGATGCAGATTGTCATCACGAAAGAAGGCAGTCACGTGCTGTATCCAGGGCAGGCGGGAGAGCACAGCTCAGGTAGTGAGGGTAATCCCGGCGGAATAAGCGGCCGTGGTGGAACACCTGGCCCTGCCGCGACACATTCAGCAGCATCTGGTGGCAGGGACAGCGCGCCGGGGGAGGGGCTTGTCAATATCAATACCGCGGATGCCACTGCGCTCCAGACTCTCGACGGTGTGGGACCCGCTACAGCGGAGGCCATCATCGCTTGGCGTGAGGACAATGGTGCGTTTAGCACGGTGGAGCAGCTCATGGAGGTACGGGGCATCGGGCCTGCCAAATTTGAGGCGATGAAAAACGATGTCACCGTTTAG
- the obgE gene encoding GTPase ObgE encodes MPQFVDRVVLHLQAGDGGHGCASVHREKFVPLGGPDGGNGGHGGDIILEVSSQVHTLLDFHFHPHIKAQRGNNGAGDNRHGARGEDKVLPVPEGTVVLDESGEVLADLTGVGTRMIVAAGGHGGLGNAALVSKSRKAPGFALLGEPGEAKDITLELKSMADVGLVGFPSAGKSSLISVLSAAKPKIADYPFTTLAPNLGVVSVGHEVFTMADVPGLIPGASEGKGLGLDFLRHIERTAVLAHVVDTASLEADRNPVDDIRALEAELDNYQSELATDSGLGDLRDRPRVIILNKMDVPDAGEMADLQEEELKQFGWPIFRISTVAHQGLNELRFALMEIVKEHRKNNPIASTPAQVITPKGLRKNARGGSFAEFEVRKDPQFEDAFIVTGEKLERWIRQTDFENDEAVGFLADRLAKAGVEEELWKAGAQEGSEVTIGEITFEWDPQTAAGVDMTPTSRGTDERLTQNQRATAEQRKRASQARRGLIDENDYGDGEVADTERWQG; translated from the coding sequence ATGCCACAGTTCGTCGACCGTGTGGTCTTGCACCTGCAGGCCGGAGACGGTGGCCACGGCTGCGCATCCGTGCACCGCGAGAAGTTTGTCCCCCTCGGCGGTCCGGACGGGGGCAACGGTGGGCACGGTGGAGACATCATCTTGGAAGTGTCTTCACAAGTACATACTTTGTTGGATTTCCACTTTCATCCACACATCAAGGCCCAGCGCGGAAACAACGGTGCTGGCGACAATCGCCACGGTGCCCGCGGCGAAGACAAGGTGTTGCCTGTGCCGGAAGGTACCGTGGTGCTCGACGAGTCCGGGGAGGTCCTCGCTGACCTGACGGGCGTCGGCACACGGATGATCGTTGCTGCAGGTGGCCACGGTGGTCTGGGTAACGCCGCATTGGTGTCCAAATCGCGGAAGGCTCCGGGCTTTGCGCTCCTCGGTGAACCCGGTGAAGCCAAGGACATTACCTTGGAGCTCAAGTCCATGGCAGACGTGGGCCTCGTCGGGTTCCCCTCTGCTGGAAAGTCCTCCCTGATCTCCGTTCTGTCTGCTGCGAAGCCGAAGATCGCCGACTATCCCTTCACCACCTTGGCCCCGAACCTCGGTGTGGTGAGCGTGGGGCATGAGGTCTTCACCATGGCGGATGTGCCTGGTCTGATTCCTGGCGCTTCAGAAGGTAAGGGACTTGGTCTGGATTTCCTTCGCCACATCGAACGCACAGCGGTGCTCGCTCACGTGGTGGACACCGCCAGCCTGGAGGCGGATCGCAACCCGGTGGATGACATTCGTGCTCTCGAAGCGGAATTGGACAACTACCAGTCGGAGCTGGCTACCGATTCCGGCCTGGGTGATTTGCGGGATCGCCCACGCGTCATCATCCTCAATAAGATGGACGTGCCCGATGCGGGCGAGATGGCAGACCTCCAAGAAGAAGAGCTCAAGCAGTTCGGTTGGCCGATTTTCCGCATCTCCACCGTGGCGCACCAGGGCCTCAACGAGCTGCGCTTTGCTCTCATGGAGATCGTCAAGGAGCATCGGAAGAACAATCCGATCGCATCCACACCCGCGCAAGTCATCACGCCGAAGGGACTGCGCAAGAACGCTCGCGGCGGCAGCTTCGCCGAGTTTGAGGTGCGCAAGGATCCGCAGTTCGAGGACGCGTTCATTGTCACCGGCGAAAAGTTGGAGCGCTGGATCCGCCAAACCGACTTCGAAAACGATGAGGCCGTGGGCTTCCTCGCGGACCGGCTCGCCAAGGCAGGTGTTGAGGAAGAGCTGTGGAAAGCCGGTGCCCAGGAAGGTTCGGAGGTCACCATTGGGGAGATCACCTTCGAATGGGATCCACAGACCGCAGCTGGCGTGGATATGACCCCGACGAGCCGCGGTACGGATGAACGCCTCACGCAAAACCAGCGTGCTACTGCCGAGCAGCGTAAGCGTGCATCGCAGGCTCGCCGTGGCCTCATTGATGAGAATGACTATGGCGATGGGGAAGTGGCAGACACCGAACGCTGGCAGGGGTAG
- a CDS encoding ComEC/Rec2 family competence protein, translating into MSPFSKRQLVQRALRPQRTTAQLEGHDIRAERDVHSPEAIRSRRGPDLRLVPVACLVWAVVTATIVLRAPWPCVGCVAVVPLALWGLRGGIRRSAVASLLCGALAGLGAWWRVMKLDATDALTALRAGRTPVISGEFTVAGTPKQLSQGRLMLPVEVPDLGAVPVFVSAERAQQTRDGGFDVLDVHPGQVVELSASLRLSDQSSLVPVQATATRAMELAAESQPQGVWAWTQWMRAGLRYAVEPFSSEVAGLIPGMVIGDVSGQSPEARHEFLATGLSHLTAVSGANVAIVCGAMVVLCTALGLSRRRSMAGAAVALVCYVLVVGPEPSVLRAAVMGSVGVVAVASARWSDVLAALSAAVILLVLVDPGLAVRYAFALSVVATVGIVALAPKLSTSILRWWSDFGHYYWSREPTRAEAMLVRFVCVSFAADVVTAPVIVHMTGRISMTALLANLLVAWAVAPVTLLGLLAAPCGAIAAALHVSPVLPSLVVAPAVPCAAWILTVAEQLSAVPMLHTPGGPGWAAVWAIAMATVIVSFYYRRRWRSLRWLWLGIAVLLGVGVQVQSGGVGQEEGSWDAPERIDATGLRVAVVEDDTAAERVAHREGPSPDLIVVESCGRSHGRPSMTRDGVPVVYPCRDGTQVVGGDVERSSA; encoded by the coding sequence ATGTCACCGTTTAGTAAACGGCAATTAGTGCAGCGCGCATTACGCCCGCAGCGCACCACAGCCCAGCTGGAGGGGCATGACATCCGGGCTGAACGCGATGTCCATTCGCCGGAGGCAATCCGCTCCCGTCGCGGTCCCGACCTCCGTTTGGTGCCAGTCGCGTGCCTGGTTTGGGCGGTGGTGACTGCGACCATTGTTCTCAGAGCGCCGTGGCCGTGCGTGGGTTGCGTAGCTGTAGTGCCCCTAGCACTGTGGGGGTTGCGTGGCGGGATACGTCGCTCCGCCGTTGCGTCCTTGCTGTGCGGTGCGCTGGCGGGACTGGGGGCATGGTGGCGTGTGATGAAGCTCGACGCCACGGATGCGCTGACCGCGCTGCGCGCGGGGCGCACTCCCGTGATCTCTGGGGAGTTCACGGTTGCCGGTACTCCCAAGCAGCTCAGCCAAGGGCGGTTGATGCTGCCAGTGGAGGTACCTGATCTAGGAGCGGTGCCAGTGTTCGTCAGCGCGGAACGGGCACAGCAAACTCGCGATGGCGGATTTGATGTTCTGGATGTCCACCCTGGTCAAGTGGTAGAACTATCAGCCTCGTTGAGGCTTAGCGACCAGAGCAGCTTGGTACCGGTACAGGCGACAGCAACCAGGGCAATGGAGCTAGCTGCGGAGAGTCAACCCCAGGGCGTCTGGGCGTGGACGCAGTGGATGCGCGCCGGACTGCGGTACGCAGTCGAGCCATTTTCCAGTGAAGTAGCGGGGCTGATTCCCGGCATGGTGATCGGGGATGTCAGTGGGCAATCACCGGAAGCACGCCACGAGTTTCTCGCCACGGGATTGAGCCACCTCACGGCCGTCTCTGGTGCGAACGTGGCAATCGTGTGTGGCGCGATGGTGGTGCTGTGCACCGCCCTGGGCCTGTCACGGAGGCGGTCGATGGCCGGGGCAGCCGTAGCACTGGTGTGTTATGTGCTGGTGGTGGGGCCGGAACCCAGTGTGCTGCGCGCAGCTGTCATGGGTTCCGTGGGAGTGGTTGCGGTAGCCTCTGCTCGCTGGAGCGATGTTCTCGCCGCACTGAGTGCGGCGGTGATCCTCCTCGTGCTCGTAGACCCGGGTTTAGCCGTGCGGTATGCCTTTGCGCTATCCGTGGTCGCGACGGTGGGAATCGTGGCACTGGCGCCCAAACTCAGCACAAGTATCCTGCGCTGGTGGTCGGATTTCGGCCACTATTACTGGAGCCGCGAGCCGACTCGAGCCGAAGCAATGCTGGTTCGGTTTGTCTGCGTGTCTTTCGCAGCCGACGTTGTCACAGCACCGGTCATCGTCCACATGACAGGCCGAATTTCCATGACCGCGTTGCTGGCTAATCTGCTCGTTGCATGGGCTGTAGCGCCAGTTACACTCCTTGGGCTACTCGCGGCGCCGTGTGGTGCGATTGCCGCTGCACTGCACGTCTCCCCGGTACTTCCATCTCTTGTGGTGGCGCCCGCAGTACCGTGTGCTGCGTGGATCCTCACGGTAGCGGAGCAGCTAAGTGCCGTGCCGATGCTGCACACTCCGGGAGGGCCGGGATGGGCAGCCGTGTGGGCGATAGCGATGGCGACCGTCATTGTCAGCTTTTATTACCGCAGGCGATGGCGCTCCCTCCGGTGGCTGTGGCTAGGCATCGCAGTCCTGCTTGGAGTGGGAGTGCAGGTGCAGTCTGGTGGCGTCGGACAGGAAGAGGGATCCTGGGATGCGCCGGAACGCATCGACGCTACGGGGTTACGTGTGGCGGTGGTGGAGGATGATACAGCTGCCGAGCGTGTGGCTCATCGTGAGGGGCCGTCGCCGGATCTCATCGTCGTTGAAAGTTGTGGGCGTTCCCATGGGCGACCGAGCATGACGAGGGATGGCGTCCCGGTGGTGTACCCGTGCCGGGACGGGACGCAAGTGGTTGGCGGGGATGTGGAAAGATCGAGTGCATGA
- a CDS encoding glutamate-5-semialdehyde dehydrogenase codes for MTNPMTQDPADLTPERRAEREEVLAKARKAKDVSQTTILSTEQKNELLAAAADALEAHSAAILEANEKDLAAGRERGFADSLLDRLSLDEERIKGIAGGLRQVVALQDPVGEIVRGYTRPNGLRIKQVRVPLGVMGMVYEARPNVTVDAFGLAIKSGNVPLLRGSKSARHTNEQLVSVLQDTAEKLGHPREIVQLLPCETHDSVQDLITARGLVDLVIPRGGAGLINAVVTGATVPAIETGTGNCHFYIDKSADVDEAIELVINGKTRRVSVCNSTEVVLIDGGLPTEDQARILTALQEAGVTIHGDKAELDSLVDDVVQAVEEDWTDESLSMDITAKIVDGVDEAVAHITKYSSGHTEGISATDYGVISTFEKFVDSSTLAINASTAWTDGEMFGFGAEIGISTQKLHARGPMALPELTSTKWVLNGEGHARP; via the coding sequence ATGACTAATCCAATGACTCAGGATCCTGCTGACCTCACCCCAGAGCGCCGTGCTGAGCGCGAGGAGGTGCTGGCGAAGGCTCGCAAGGCCAAGGATGTGAGCCAGACGACCATCTTGTCCACCGAGCAGAAGAACGAGCTGCTCGCGGCAGCCGCTGATGCGCTGGAAGCTCACTCGGCGGCCATCCTCGAGGCCAATGAGAAAGACCTGGCAGCTGGTCGCGAGCGTGGCTTCGCCGATTCCCTCCTCGACCGCCTCTCGCTTGACGAGGAGCGCATCAAGGGCATTGCTGGAGGTTTGCGTCAAGTGGTCGCGCTTCAGGACCCTGTAGGGGAGATTGTTCGCGGTTACACCCGTCCTAATGGCTTGCGAATCAAGCAGGTGCGCGTCCCATTGGGCGTGATGGGAATGGTCTACGAGGCCCGTCCGAACGTGACCGTCGATGCTTTTGGTCTGGCGATTAAGTCGGGTAACGTGCCACTGCTGCGCGGATCGAAGTCTGCACGTCACACTAACGAGCAGCTCGTGAGTGTGTTGCAGGATACCGCTGAGAAGCTCGGTCATCCTCGCGAAATAGTGCAGCTGCTGCCATGCGAAACCCATGATTCTGTGCAGGATTTGATTACTGCACGTGGCCTTGTCGATCTCGTGATTCCTCGCGGTGGCGCCGGCCTGATTAATGCCGTTGTGACGGGGGCGACGGTTCCAGCGATCGAAACTGGCACCGGCAACTGCCACTTCTACATCGACAAGTCTGCAGATGTGGATGAGGCTATCGAGTTGGTCATCAACGGAAAGACCCGCCGCGTTTCCGTGTGCAATTCCACGGAGGTTGTGCTCATCGATGGCGGCCTTCCAACCGAGGATCAAGCTCGTATTCTCACTGCGCTGCAGGAAGCTGGAGTAACCATCCACGGCGACAAGGCTGAGCTGGATAGCCTCGTTGACGATGTCGTCCAAGCCGTGGAAGAGGACTGGACTGATGAATCCCTGAGCATGGACATCACCGCCAAGATCGTTGATGGTGTGGATGAGGCCGTCGCTCACATCACGAAGTACTCTTCCGGTCACACGGAGGGTATTTCCGCCACCGACTACGGTGTCATCAGCACCTTCGAGAAGTTTGTCGATTCTTCCACCCTGGCGATTAACGCTTCCACTGCGTGGACAGACGGCGAGATGTTTGGCTTCGGTGCAGAGATTGGCATCTCCACCCAGAAGTTGCACGCTCGCGGACCAATGGCTTTGCCGGAGCTCACCTCCACCAAGTGGGTGCTCAACGGAGAAGGCCACGCACGCCCTTAA
- a CDS encoding DegV family protein: protein MTVHVVTDSSSCVPAEMAEKAGLSVLNLHTSGAGQERTTAGLGALELTATYARLLERGGDDGVVAIHISKELSATWNNAVTAAAIFDGAVRVMDTNSAGMSNGYAALKAAEVAQAGGTLEEVARAAQQTIEESNVWLYLHRLDTMRKGGRLSTGQSLLSTALAIKPILHLDEGRIALAAKTRTQGKAMEKLVEFVGGEITKEAVRAATEGTAPRTVRVALHQNEALETAEKLVAKIEAKAAEIRTAASNHEGPFTVPGEHGEKDAKAKKHAPKASADKPKDADGAQTGKNLRAADVEVPRVDITVLEVTDVLAVHTGPGAIGVATVFW, encoded by the coding sequence ATGACCGTCCACGTTGTCACCGATTCCTCCTCCTGTGTACCGGCAGAAATGGCCGAAAAGGCGGGGCTGAGCGTCCTGAACTTGCACACCAGCGGGGCGGGGCAGGAGCGGACCACCGCCGGTTTAGGAGCCCTGGAACTCACCGCGACCTACGCTCGCTTGCTGGAACGCGGTGGCGATGACGGTGTGGTGGCTATCCACATCTCCAAGGAACTGTCCGCTACCTGGAACAATGCCGTGACTGCCGCTGCGATCTTCGACGGAGCTGTGCGCGTGATGGACACGAACTCCGCGGGAATGTCTAATGGCTACGCGGCACTCAAAGCTGCGGAGGTGGCTCAGGCCGGGGGAACCCTTGAGGAAGTTGCGAGAGCAGCGCAACAGACGATTGAAGAATCGAATGTGTGGCTGTACCTGCATCGCTTGGACACCATGCGCAAGGGCGGACGCCTGTCCACGGGACAATCATTGCTCTCCACAGCGCTGGCCATCAAGCCGATTTTGCACCTCGACGAAGGCCGGATAGCTCTGGCGGCCAAGACCCGTACCCAGGGCAAGGCCATGGAAAAGCTCGTGGAATTTGTCGGCGGTGAGATCACTAAGGAAGCTGTTCGCGCAGCCACAGAGGGTACTGCTCCGCGGACTGTGCGCGTGGCACTGCACCAGAATGAGGCCCTAGAGACCGCGGAGAAGCTGGTTGCGAAGATCGAGGCTAAGGCAGCGGAAATTCGCACGGCGGCAAGTAATCACGAGGGACCATTCACCGTTCCAGGTGAGCATGGCGAAAAAGATGCGAAAGCGAAAAAGCACGCGCCGAAGGCATCTGCGGACAAGCCAAAGGACGCGGATGGCGCACAAACTGGAAAAAATCTCCGGGCTGCTGATGTAGAGGTGCCGCGGGTCGATATCACTGTGCTTGAAGTCACCGATGTTCTTGCCGTTCATACTGGTCCGGGCGCTATTGGTGTGGCGACCGTGTTCTGGTAG
- the rpmA gene encoding 50S ribosomal protein L27, whose amino-acid sequence MAHKKGASSSNNGRDSESKRLGVKRFGGQQVKAGEILIRQRGTAFHPGENVGRGGDDTLFALKAGAVQFSTKRNRRTVNIVENEAV is encoded by the coding sequence ATGGCACACAAGAAGGGTGCATCTAGCTCCAACAACGGCCGTGACTCCGAGTCCAAGCGTCTCGGTGTGAAGCGCTTCGGCGGCCAGCAGGTCAAGGCTGGCGAGATCCTCATCCGTCAGCGCGGCACCGCATTCCACCCAGGTGAGAACGTCGGCCGTGGTGGCGACGACACGCTGTTCGCCCTGAAGGCTGGCGCAGTGCAGTTCTCCACCAAGCGCAACCGTCGCACCGTCAACATCGTGGAGAACGAGGCTGTTTAA
- the rsfS gene encoding ribosome silencing factor encodes MTATSESITLASAAARAASEKLAEDILVLDVSDRMAITDCFVIATGDNERMVNSIVDEIEDQLHEFDARPIRREGRGDGHWVLLDYGAIVVHVQRKEEREFYALDRLWRDAPQIEVEGVEQVERSGNWDEDAEVDVLEAMSIDDLPLAGPTPDSDEI; translated from the coding sequence TTGACTGCGACTTCTGAGTCCATCACCCTGGCTTCCGCAGCTGCGCGCGCAGCATCGGAGAAATTGGCCGAAGACATCCTTGTACTCGACGTCTCCGATCGCATGGCGATCACCGACTGCTTTGTCATCGCTACTGGCGATAACGAACGCATGGTTAATTCCATCGTCGATGAGATTGAAGATCAGCTGCACGAGTTTGATGCTCGGCCGATTCGCCGCGAAGGACGTGGGGATGGCCACTGGGTGCTGCTGGACTATGGCGCGATTGTGGTTCATGTGCAGCGCAAGGAGGAGCGCGAGTTCTACGCGCTCGATCGCCTCTGGCGCGATGCGCCGCAGATCGAGGTTGAGGGTGTGGAGCAGGTTGAGCGTAGTGGCAACTGGGATGAGGACGCCGAAGTGGATGTCCTTGAAGCTATGAGTATTGATGACCTTCCACTGGCCGGGCCAACTCCCGATTCAGACGAAATCTAA